The segment CCTTGCCATACGCCTTGCGCTGCAGATCCTTGCCGCTGCCATAGGTGAAGGTGTGGAATTCATAGACACCCGGCTGGGCGGGATCGTCCGCCGTTACGGGAAGCACCTGTCCGTCCTCCGCCAGACTCTGAAGCGAGGGTACAGGTTCCGGGCTGCTTCCCGTCCCATAGCCATAGGCCAGTGCGAAGGGGGAGAGGAAGAGTGCCGCTGCCAGCAGACCACCGGTGAACATTCTCCGGGTCCGCAGCAGACCGGCCGCAAGTCCCCCTATCCCGCAGGCCAAGGCTGCGATACAGGCGACAACGGCTGCAGCTCCAAGCTCCAGATCGGAATAATACAGGATCAGCAGTACAGCCCCATAGGTGCTGAGTAAAGAGCCTGCGAACAGATGCGGAAGCCGCAGTCCGGTTAAGGAGAGCAGCACAGCCAGCAGATTGCTGGACAGTGCCATAACAAGTGTTCCCGCACCGGCTGCCAGCATGATATCTGCTGCGCTCCCGAGGCCGGTAGGGATACCCATGACAGCTATAGTAAAAGCCAGAATACATAGAATCCAAGGACCGCTCAGCGCAGTCCTCCATAAGGTTGTATCGTACCTGTACGTCTTCAGGATACGTCTGCCCAGTTCTCTGAGTACACGCCTGTGCAGCCGCGGTCCCTGCGGCGCGGGGCCATACTCCAAATCCATTCCCATGATTATTTCCCCCGGTGTAAGCGGCAATAATAGAAACTGCGCTGCCGTTTCTATTTATATGAATTCGCTCTATTTTCGCTCAATAAGATGTAGCAATGATATTACTTTGAGGCAACAATAACAAGTGGGTCTTACAGGAACGGGCACCACTTCCTGCCCCGGGTCCGGCGGTCGCCGTCTTTCATTCAAAGTGAAAAAAAGGTTTGACAGCGCGGGAAGCGTTCAGTATTATATCTGTATAACCTACTAAATGGGTAGGAATAATCGAATAAGTTCTTACCGTACAGACGGAGGAACGCCTGCTTCAGGCTCGCAGATACGTGTCTTTAAGACCGGTTTGACTTGCCGCAAGCGGGCTTTCCTGCGTCTATTACTTGTTACAAGACTATTATGGGGGAGTGGACTAAGATGACAAAAGGGATCAAGAAGGGGCTTCTCGCCGGGGTTGCATTGATATTGACGGCAGGGCTTACGGCTTGCGGGAACAGCAATACAGGGAACAGTGCGGGTGCCGGAACAGCGGCCCCGGCCCCCACAGAAGCGGCTGCAAATTCTCCGGCCGCAACGGAAGCTGCCCAGACACAGTCAAAGGAACCGGTCGAGCTGCTGAATGTATCCTACGATCCAACGCGTGAGCTGTATGAGAACTACAACAAGGCCTTCGCCGCCTACTGGGAGCAGGAGACCGGCCAGAAGGTAACAGTCAAGCAATCGCATGGCGGATCGGGCAAGCAGAGCCGGGCGGTGCTGGATGGCTTGGAGGCGGATGTCGTTACACTGGCGCTCGGGTATGACATTGATGCGCTTCAGGAAGCTGGCTTGATTGGCGAGGACTGGCAGAGTAAATATGAGCATAACAGCTCCCCGTATACCTCCACCATCGTCTTCCTGGTCCGCAAAGGCAACCCGAAAGGCATCAAGGATTGGCCGGATCTGCTGAAGGAGGGCGTAGAGGTCATCACCCCTAACCCCAAGACCTCCGGTGGTGCCCGCTGGAACTACCTGGCTGCCTGGGGCTATGCGCTGGACCACAATAATAATGATGAAGCCAAGGCCCAGGAATTCGTGCAAAAGCTGTTCAAGAATGTACCGGTCCTGGACACTGGCGCGCGCGGCTCGACCACTACCTTCGTGGAACGCGGCATCGGGGATGTACTGATCGCCTGGGAGAATGAGGCGTATCTGTCCATCAAGGAGCTGGGTCCGGACAAATTCGAGATTGTGAATCCGTCAGAGAGTATTCTGGCTGAGCCGCCGGTTGCTGTGGTGGATAAGGTCGTCGATAAAAGAGGAACGCGCGAGGTAGCAGATGCCTATCTGAAATATCTCTACACCGAGGAAGGCCAGAAGATTGCTGCCGAGAACTATTACCGTCCGACACTGGATAGCGTGAAGGCACAGTTCAAGGACCAATTCCCGGAGATCAAGCTGTTCACCCTGGCGGATAAATTCGGAACCTGGAAGGAGACGCAGGCGAAGCACTTCAATGACGGCGGGATTTTCGACACAATCTACGTTCCGGGCAGCTGACAGCGGAGTTCGTGAACGATGATGCAGAAGCGGCAAGACCATACTGACAGGCGAAATTCCGCCAGAGGCTGATCGGCCATATGCCGAAGGCAGGAAAGGATGAATGGGCACATGAATGTCACGACCAAAGCTGCTGTAAGGACGGTGTCACGGCGCAAGCTGCTGCCGGGGTTCGGGATTACGATGGGATTCAGCGTGCTGTATCTGAGTCTTGTGGTTCTGCTGCCGCTGTCCGCGCTGCTCTTCAATTCAACGGGGCTGAGCTGGGCCAAGTTCTGGGATGTGGCTACGGATGCCCGCGTCCTGGCCTCCTATCGTGTCAGTCTGAGTACGGCGGGCGCTGCGGCCCTGATCAATGTTGGTCTGGGACTGCTGCTGGCCTGGGTGCTCGTACGGTATGAATTCCCCGGCAAAAGAATCTTCGACGCCCTGATCGATCTGCCGTTCGCGCTCCCTACAGCCGTGGCGGGCGTATCGCTGACCGCTCTCTATTCCCAGAACGGCTGGATCGGCTCTCTGCTGGCGCCGCTGGGAATTAAGGTAGCCTTCACGCCGCTGGGCATCACGCTGGCGCTGATGTTCATCGGCATTCCCTTTGTCGTCCGCACGGTACAGCCGGTGCTGGAGGACCTGGACAGAGACATGGAGGAGGCAGCCGCTACGCTGGGGGCAGGCCGCGGGCGGACCTTCCTGCGGATTGTCCTGCCGGAGCTGTTCCCTCCGCTGCTTACGGGCTTCGCCCTGGCGTTCGCCCGGGGCATCGGCGAATACGGCTCAGTCGTGTTCATCTCCGGCAATATGCCGATGCGCACCGAGATCGCCCCGCTGCTGATCATGTCCAAGCTGGAGCAGTTCGATTACGCCGGAGCGACCGCCGTGGCCCTGATTCTGCTGCTGCTCTCCTTCCTGATGCTGCTGGTCATCAACAGCCTTCAGCATTGGGCGCGGAGGAGCTCGCGGTAAGGGAGAACGGGTATGCTTCATAAAACTTAAGCGTATGCTTCCGAGGCGAGTTTTGTCTGGAGCGAATTCAGGATGCATATACTAACAAAACTTAAGCTTAAGCTTCCGAAGCGAGTTTTATTGCGGAGTTAATCGGGGAGCGTATGCTTCATAAAACTTTTAGGAGGAATAAATATGGCCGGTACGGTTCCCTTGCATGTCCCCGGGCCGCGTACAGGCGCGTCATCGCCCTCTACCACAGAGTCCCAAGCGGTGAAATGGGTGCTCATCTCCCTGGCCGGACTGGTCCTGCTCTGGCTGATTGCGCTGCCGCTGATCATTGTGCTGGTGGAGTCGCTGAAGCGGGGGCTGGATGTCTACTGGGCCGCATTGACCGACCCGGACGCCGCCTCGGC is part of the Paenibacillus sp. FSL M7-0420 genome and harbors:
- a CDS encoding sulfate ABC transporter substrate-binding protein, producing the protein MTKGIKKGLLAGVALILTAGLTACGNSNTGNSAGAGTAAPAPTEAAANSPAATEAAQTQSKEPVELLNVSYDPTRELYENYNKAFAAYWEQETGQKVTVKQSHGGSGKQSRAVLDGLEADVVTLALGYDIDALQEAGLIGEDWQSKYEHNSSPYTSTIVFLVRKGNPKGIKDWPDLLKEGVEVITPNPKTSGGARWNYLAAWGYALDHNNNDEAKAQEFVQKLFKNVPVLDTGARGSTTTFVERGIGDVLIAWENEAYLSIKELGPDKFEIVNPSESILAEPPVAVVDKVVDKRGTREVADAYLKYLYTEEGQKIAAENYYRPTLDSVKAQFKDQFPEIKLFTLADKFGTWKETQAKHFNDGGIFDTIYVPGS
- the cysT gene encoding sulfate ABC transporter permease subunit CysT, whose amino-acid sequence is MNVTTKAAVRTVSRRKLLPGFGITMGFSVLYLSLVVLLPLSALLFNSTGLSWAKFWDVATDARVLASYRVSLSTAGAAALINVGLGLLLAWVLVRYEFPGKRIFDALIDLPFALPTAVAGVSLTALYSQNGWIGSLLAPLGIKVAFTPLGITLALMFIGIPFVVRTVQPVLEDLDRDMEEAAATLGAGRGRTFLRIVLPELFPPLLTGFALAFARGIGEYGSVVFISGNMPMRTEIAPLLIMSKLEQFDYAGATAVALILLLLSFLMLLVINSLQHWARRSSR